ACGCAGCAGGTCTGGCCAGCGAAGAGACGCCCGCCAGTGTGGTCTGTTGCCGAGTTCTCTGACCAGTTGGTTGGTCGACCTCTCGGCTTTTCCATAGAATGTTGTCGCAGCGTCCTTGAACCTCTGACGCAGAGGCTTGACGTCGGCGACGTTGTGGAGCTCGTCAGTGGGGAAGTCCTTTGGCAGGTGTAGTGCCAGTCGTAGCGCCCTGTTCTGTATCGTCTGAAGGCGCTTCAGGTTGGTGTCGGCCGTGTTTCCCCACACGACCGCGGCGTACTCCAGCAGCGGTCGTACGGCGGCCTTGTACAGGGTAAGGCCGACGTCTTCCGGCAGCGTTGTTGTGGGGTTTAGCACTGGGTAGAGCAGCCTCAACCTACCCAGTGCCTTGCCTCTGATGTCCTCCACGTGTTGCCGCCAGGTGAGCCGTCGGTCTAATGTAACGCCCAGGTACTTGGCGGTGTGGTTCCATGCTACTGGTACTCCACACACCGAGACTGTTGGCGCGTCGCGGCGGATAGGGCGGACTGTGATTAAGATCGCCTGACTCTTCTCGCCGTTGTATGCCAGGCGCCACTTCTTTGCCCACTCTGTGAGCTCGTCGGTGGCCGCCTGTAGTCGTCGCTGGAGTACGTCGACGCTCCAGCTGGTGGTGTAGATCGCCGTGTCGTCTGCGTACAGTGCCGTCTGGACGCGGTTTGCGCGTGGCAGGTCGGCTGTATAGAGGGAGTACAGCGTCGGGCCGATGACCGAGCCTTGAGGTACACCCGCAAGTATTCGGCGCTCCGTGGAAGTTCCACTGGCTGCACGGACGTGAAACGTCCTTTCCTGCAGATAGCTCTGCAGGAGCCTCACGTGCGACACAGGTACCCCCTGCACAAGtagcttgtacaggaggccgtcaTGCCACACTGAGTCGAAGGCACGAGACACGTCCAGCAAAAGAGCGCCGAAATACTTACGTCGGTCAACGGCTCCGAACGCTTCCTCCGTCAGGCGCAGCAGCTGGTGTGTCGTCGCGTGTTCACGAcgaaacccgaactgctcgtcgggaAGAAGTCCTTCAGCGTTTATGTGGGCCAGCAGGCGGACTaggtacagcctctcgaacaccttTGATGCTGCTGGAAGGAGGCTGATCGGTCGGTAGTTTTTCGCCAAGCGAGTGTCCTTCCCTGGCTTGGGGAGGGCAACTACCTCCGCATGCTTCCAACAGGCAGGGTACGAGCTGGTGCGCAGAATCCCGTTGAAGATCGCCGCTAGGTGTTGCGCTGCGATGTCGGGAAGCTGCTTCAGCAATACGTTGGTGACATTGTCTGGTCCGCCTGCTTTTTTGCGCTGAAGGCGGCGAAGCTCTAGTTGTACTTCTTCCGGCGAGACGGGCTGTATCTCGTCGTCGTCAGCACGTGCGCGAAGGAATACTGGGAGGCGGTCTGCGACTAATCGGACGTGCTCCTCGTCGATGGGCTCCTCTATAACAGTAAAGTTTGCAGCGAACGCGTCCGCCAGTGCGTTGGCCTTGGCGTCCGGTTCGCTTACTGTCCTGTTACCCACTTGCAGGGGCGGGATGGGCTGCGTGCGGCGCAGGAAGCTTTTCACGGTTTTCCACGCCGTCCCGTCCTCGATGTCGAGCTGGCCTATTTTGGTAGCCCATTCAGAGTTTCGGTGCGCGTCTACGTCGGCTCTGATGTGGCGGCGCATCCTGTTCAGCTCTCGTTTTGTCCTGGGGTCTTTTGTGAGCTGCCATTCCCGTTGAAGCCTGTTCTTGGCGGCTATGGCGTCCAGGATGTGACGCGGAAGCATGCGGGGACGGTGCTCTTCCTCGAGGCGCCTCGCGGGTGTTGCTGACGCAGCTGCATCCGTGATGGCCTGGGATAGGTGTTGGAGTGCAGCCTCTGTACCTTCGGCGTCGACGTCAGGCATTGTCGTGAGCGCTTCTGCGACGTTCGCACGGTACTCGTCCCAGTTGATTCCCCTGAGATCGAGTCCTCTACGTTGTACTGGTGTGACGTCGGTGTGAAGCGTGACGATGACTGGCAGATGGTCGGACGAGAGTGCCGTCCGTGTGCTTGCCGCCACCTGCTGCCGGATGCCTTTCATGATGACGAAATCCAGCACGTCCTCACGCCCCCGTGATGGAAAAATGGTTGCGTCGTGCGGCCCCACCGCGACCGCATCGTGGCGCTCGATCACGCGTAGTAGCCTTCTGCCGCTGGTGTTCGTGACGCGGCTATTCCAGGCTGCGTGTTTAGCGTTCCAGTCTCCTCCCAGTATTAGGTTGCCTGGGAGGGACAGGAGTTTGTTGGCGTCCACGATGTCTAGCTGTCCGCGCGGCGGCCTGTAGACGGCGCAGAACGTGATTCTGCCGCGCCCAGTATCGACAGCGACGGCGACTGCTTCCGTCGACGTGAGTTCTGGCACGGGAACTCGGTGCTGTTTTATGGAGCGCCGGACGTATATGGCCGTCCCGCCCCCTGCTGTCGGTCTATCGTACCGGTGGCAGGCGTAGTTGGCCACGCCGACCCGTACTCCAGGCTTTAGGTGAGTTTCCGCGACGAGGCAGACGTCTATATCTTCGTCGCGCAGAAACTGCCGGAATTCGCCGTCCTGCGTCCTCAGGCCATTGGCGTTGAACACGCAGATCCTCATGTCCCTTTGGTGTTCAGGCATGATGGGCGGAGGATGCAGCTACGGCGAGTACCTGTTGTACTGCGGCCATCAGCTCGGTCATGCGAGCCATCATTAGGTGCATTGCGTCGAGCAGTTGGTCGACGCGGTCGCCATCTTGTCGGGGGCCGACTACATGGCCACTTCCGCCATCTTGTCGGGGGCCGACAACATGGCCGCTTCCGCCATCTTGTCGGGGGCCGACAACATGGCCGCTTCTAGCGTTCTGGCCGCCATCTTGCTGCCCGGTGCTGGCGAGGGCTGCGGGAGTAGGCTGCTCCGTGGTTGGCCGCTGCCGGCGCCATCGCGGTTCGGGGAAGTCAGCCATGCTGCCGTGGTCCGGGGCGGGCGGCGCTGATTGGACCGCTCCTGCGCGGCGAGGCGCGGTCGGTGGTGCTGCTGGCCGGGGCTGAGGCGTAACAGGCGGTGCTACCTGCCGCTGAGCCGCCAATGGCGCCGCGCGCTGTGGCGGCGTCGGCGGGGCTGCGGCCTGTTTCGATACTGCGGGCGCTGCTGGATGGCGTGCGTGTTCCTGCTGCCATTGGGTTGCTGCAGTGGCCGCTGCATGGCGGACGCGTCCCTGCAGAGCAGCGGTGGGCGGAGCTGTCGAGGCAGTGCTTTGTGTCTGCTGCCATACCTTGTTGTGAGCGTTGGGGCTCCCGCGCGGCTGGGACGGGTCAACGCCCGCTCTGGAATGTGTTCCACCGGATGTGCGGCCTCGGCGGCGGCGTCTCCTCTTTGTCCGGCTGTGGTCAGGAGCTGGGGCTCCACGTGGGCGCGACGTTCCTGCCGACTCTTgccgccgcccccctatatagactctggggccccgcggcccgccctcccctccccccaccaccgcgcaccgagggcatataagcgcagcacccggggcgcgcgggcccgttgtcaaggcagcaccggacgccgtcgcgcacgcatatcctccacgccgcatccgcatccgcatccgcagtagccatggcccggacaaagcaaacggcccgcaagtccaccggcggaaaggcgccgcgcaaacagctcgccaccaaggcggcgaggaagagcgcgcccgccaccggcggcgtcaagaagccccaccgctacaggccgggcaccgtcgccctgcgagaaatcaggcgctaccagaagagcacagagctgctcatccgcaagctgccattccagcgcctagtgcgcgagatcgcccaggacttcaagaccgacctgcgcttccagagctccgcagtcatggccctgcaggaggccagcgaggcctacctcgtcggcctcttcgaagacaccaacctgtgcgcaatccacgccaagcgagtcaccatcatgcccaaggacatccagctcgcgcgccgcatccgcggcgagcgcgcctaaacccgcacaccgccaaacaaacaaaacggcccttttcagggccactaacgtctctccgtcgcgagcaaaactttgtcggtcgcaacgactagttccccactcactctccagtccagtcgtcccacccccggcccggcccggcgccgccgtttccaaaaaaaaaaaaacaaagcaccgcaccggccgagccaagtcgcaagcgtcaatagcgccacccacacaggccacggcacaaaacgtgacgcccggaaagcaaagcaaagcaaaaaagactattccaaaaccaccaccaagacaaacaaacaaacgcggcgcaaaataaataggtaaaaataataaaagtaaaatacactgtatgtaacaccaaccgcgcgccgccgcccacgcccgccaacgaccccacaatccaaccaccatccacacatgaaacaaacaaacgccagcaagcaagacagacagacagacagacaaggcaaccgaccgaccacgacacgacaatcaacaccttcccgacgtgctttgatggccctgagaagggccgtttttgtttttgtccgggaccgcgcgacagcctctggttgcgcgccggccaccaggcgacggtgtcaaccgccaacccttccctgccctttttacttcttcttcttgggcgaagccttcgccttagacggcgtcgccgtcgccttcttcgggcgcggcgccttcggcttcttcgtcggaaccttggcggccttcttcgccttcgacggcgacttggccttggccggcttggccgcagccgccttcttcgcacccgcgggagcggccgacgccgcagacgccttcttggcggcgcccgccttccgaccggtcgccgccttcacgccgccagccttctttgcgccggccgcacgggcccccttcttctccttgctggccggagcggcgcgcttcttcttcgcaccaccgccgccaccacgagccttgccgccctcggccgccccgccgccggcgccggcaagcttgaaagagcccgacgcgcccttccccttcgtctgcaccagctcgccagccacgacggccgacttgaggtacttcttgataaagggcgccagcttctccgcgtccagcttgtagtgcgcggcaatgtacttcttgatcgcctgcagcgacgacccgccgcgctccttcagactcttgatggcggccgtcaccatctcagaggtgcgcgggtgcgcaggcttggcgcgcggcttcttcgcagacgacgcagacttggccttcttcgtagtgccggtggcggcgggtgccgcggcagtctcgttcgtagccgcctcatcttttgcctgttctcttttcttttttcccccttggtttcgcttccttctctccttcgacgacgcacaacagcgaggggcgcgcagcagagaatagccgcgcacgctgctgctgttgctgctgttcgaccttacgggtctgccctgacccgtgcaggagcaggctaagcagtcaactgctattcctgcgggagcctttcgtttcggagggactaactctcttcttggattggcctctggttggtttcttcgtggatggggatgtcctgtgtctattgcggaagttttcactcccgcaacaggtcaggccagcgtgttgttggcctgtggtgtgcaggatgtcccagatccctgatgagccggttgtcggaccgttcggcccgctcgtagaaggcccgcgccgattgcttgaagcggtcgcggaggaggggtattccggtctgctcgtgtagccgagcggtcgagtatagcctcggcaggcgcagagcgagcttgagcgccctgttctgcaccctctgcagcttgctgatgtgtgtctcggccgcgttgccccacaccacagccgcgtattccagcactggacgtaccagcgccaggtacagcgtgatgccgtggtgaggaggcagcgcagacgagggattgagcagagggtacaggacgcgtaggcgccctattgctctgcccctgacgtcctcgatgtgcggcttccatgtcagcttgtggtccaatgtgacacccaggtagcggccggtcttgctccatgggacggggctgcccatgacggtgactggcggaagatcgggcggcagtggtcgtctagtgaacaccaccgcctggctcttcgccgcgttttgtttgaggcgccacttggtcgaccaggcgccaagagcctcgcaacctcgttggagaagacggcgcatctcgaccgccttcatgctccgcacgaacagcgcagtgtcgtcagcatatagtgccaacttcaccggcgtcacgcgcggagcgtcggcggtgtacagagagtacagtaggggcccaagaacggacccctgcggcactccagcacggatgtatcggtgggtggatgtcccgtcttccagcctgacatggaaggaccgctcggctaggtatgaccggaggaggactccgtgcgacgtcggtaccccgtgcacaaaaagtttgtacacgaggccgtcgtgccacacggagtcgaatgccctagagacgtccaggaacaccgccccaaggtattcccgagtctccagggcgcgcatggcttcttctaccatccgcatcagctggtggacggtggaatggcccctcctaaagccgaactgctcgtcgggaaTGATGCCTTCCgctgtcacgtggcggagcaggcgtctggcgtacaggcgctcgaacaccttcgagagtgccggcagcagactgattggcctatagttggcggcgtcccgtgggtccttgtttgccttggggattgccaccacctctgcatgtttccatacagaggggtagaccccagagcgaaggacctggttgaagatgcccgccaggaatgggtgtgcacccgccggcaggctcttcagcagatggttggtgacgccgtcagccccgccagccttcttggtgttgagcgccgttatctgcacggccacctcctcctcggtgatggggtcgatctcgtccgcggcgtccctggcttccaggaacactgggagctgctcctcaacccggtggaggtgctcctcgtcgatgttatcatccaccggggtgaatgacagctcgaagtggtccgccagggcgcctgccttgccgtccgggctgcagacgacATCTTGTCCGACGAGTAGCGGCGGGACGCGTTGCCTTCTGCGTAGGaaggacttcacagtccgccacgcgctgccgtcctcggtgttgagggaggcgacgaagtctgtccatacgttgttcctgtgcgcctcagccgccgctttgatgtctctccgcatgcggttgaggcgccgtttcgttgcgggttggcgcgtgagctgccactcccggaagaggcggttcttctcccgtattgcgtcccggatgggaggcggcaggttacgggagaagtccctggtaccctgtggaggAGCAGGGGAGGCCGCATCggctgcctgcagcagctgacgcgtgaagaattgaagggcggcatccgcccccactgccgcggggtcaggtgagtccgccagtgatgccaggacgttgtcctgaaatcgatcgctgtccaggcgccggtacgtctgccgacgtggcgggagcgtggctccagcgatgtcgattccatagaccaccggcaggtggtcggacgacatcgcacaccgcgtggtggcggtcgtgtggtgcccgatgccttttatgacggcgacgtcgagcacgtccgaccgccccctggccgggaagatggtgtggtcctgtgggcccagtaccagggcgccattcctctgggctgcgcgaagaagtcggcggccactgacgttcgtgaggcgggagttccattccgggtgtttcgcattgaagtcacccgcaatgaagaccctccccccaatcgccagcagtgcgtcgacgtctgcctcctggaggtgtccacgtggtggcctgtatgcagccacgaaggttatttgccccacagccgtcgtgacgttcaccccggtgacttccagggtggccatggcggggagcagcacctggtggtgccggagtgaggcgcggacgtagatggcggtacccccgcctgccgtcggcctgtcgttgcggtagcaaacatagtttgctaccttcacaagaactcctggcttgaggtgagtttcgcagatcaggcacaggtcgatggcctcgtcctgcatgaactgacgaaactcaccctgttgtggaaacaggctgttggcattgaaaccacagatggtcagaccgtggataaggacgttatccatggtgtggtttcgtggcgacggtagcggcctggagggcccccgttacggcggtgacgagcaccggcagttgctgtagcagggcagagagggagctcaacattgctcccaggtctgctgcttctggtcgcggaattgctgcaggaggtgctgcggttgcgggtgcgtgggcggcggggcgcagcggagtggCTGCGTCCGTTAGCGGGACCGCACGCCTAGCAGCTTGCGGCCTGTCTGAGGTGGGGGGACGGTTTAGCCGTCCGCCCTGGTGTTGGTCGTCCTGGGCGCCAGTTGCTTCGTTGGGCGCCTTGGTGGTCGCGAcatccgcccgccgccccctgggggcgtccgaggactcccccttggtggcagaggcgaagctggtgcctggttgcacctttcgtgccggtgccgcacgtccttgctgccgtgggccgcgtttgaaggcggcgcagcctctgtagctcgccacatgtggctcgctacagttgcagcacttgggcgcctcctccctcttctttgtgcagtctcgactctggtgggagtcggcgcacttgacgcagcgggccggcatcgtgcagtagcgcgccacgtggtcaagcccttggcaggagaagcactgggcgcgcctccccttggccttgagcggctccacttccactgcaatcctggccaccatctgcacctggaaaattttgcggttttcgaggttgtccgggaggacaaccaagaacagtggcatgggcctcctcgtcctgggcgacttcatgagcgtgaccgagctggccatgaagcccagcccagctagttcacccttgaggtggtcggtctccatcttcagcgggaggcggcgaaaaaccaccttcagctgcttcattggctccgcattgtgggtgtagcaatgcagcttctccttctctatgagccgCATGGCAGCCCGGTACTCCTCCATTGTGCCGATCGAAACTCTGTACAAGTCCCGACCGGCACATTTAATCTTGGCGGTGGACGATACCGTCTGGAACTTCTCGAGGAAGGACTGGTACGTGTCCTTCCACGATACTGTAATCGGTGGCGGGGCGGGTGCCCGCCTCTTGGGTGCCTCAGCTTCGTCCATGGGCTCCGGCTCGTCAGGAACGTCGACGAATGAGTTCGCTGTCGGCAGCGGCTGCACTCTCTCAAGCCGTTTGGCCCGAGCAGTGTGCCGCCGCTTCGGGACAACGAAGCCGTCGTCGGTCCCCTGATCTGCCTCCGAGTGGGCAGCAGCTTCTggcgtcttcttcttctgactttgcATGCAGGTAGAATCAGAGATGGCGGCGGAATCTTCCTCCTCCGCAGCTGCAGGCCTCTTTCTAGAGGGCTGCGCTGTATCCATGGTTTCCGCCTCTAGCAGTTCGCCAAGGTTGGCCTCTGGGATTGTGCTGTCTCGTGGCAGGGCAGTGGCGTGCTCTGTCGTCGCGCCTGACGGTACAGCAAACGGCGTATCTGAGGTCTCTTCACTGGCTCCCGACGGTACGCTCACATCTTCGAATACCTCGCAGCCAAGTGACCTCAGGTGCTGTTGGAACGCGCGGAGTGCTCGTTCGTCGGCTTCCTGTTCAGGGTACACAATGCCCCGCGATAGTCGGTGTACAACTAGGTACACCTGCTCTGGTGTGAGCGGGCTAGTGCGCATTGGGTGTACCGCAGCGCAGTCCGCAGTCGATTGCAGCGTCGTCATACGTGGGGGGCCGGATGCAGCCGCCGACAGAGCTGCCTCGGTCGCCCGAGGTAGTCCCGCCGCGCGGCAGTCCGCCGCTCCCTGCGCCTGCGTAACGCAGTCCTCCTCGCTCGGCATCCTAACTCGGAGTGCcccgcacgcgcctggcccagccagtgtcgcgggcgggcgcggacggccgagagagcggccgcccgccgctccctgcgcctgcgtaacgcggtcctcctcgctcggcatcctaactcggaatgccgcgcacgcgcctggcccagccagtgtcgcgggcgggcgcggacggccgagagagcggccgccactcggcgcgccgccgcgccgccgcgccgcgcctcccgcgcttgctaccgcccaacgtccgacagcctgcgcggagcagcccccaacctgcgccgcaaccacccgcgccattcaaaccaccgaggatggggctacacacaccgacaccacggtcgccaaccagtcgccgcggcggcgccgcaaaccacggccaaactgcagccaccgcgcgccacagcctgggtcggcccgccgagaatcgccgcccccgcccaaatgccgcccccacagccccagccgacgacccgccacaatggccaaaccttcgtcaaaactcccacaccgtcgccgcggcagcccggccaccgcggccggcgccacagccacacgagccgagtcgtgcggcgatgacggccgtgcacaaacgcacctccgccgccccatcgccttccgccgttttcccgatcggcccgcagccgtcgggccacggccgcgggccgtcctcctcctctcgcctcgcccgccaacacccacagcccttccaacacattttttttttcttttttcttttttttttctacttttttacgatcgccgcctgcgcaacatggcaccggccgacggagcgccaaccccccccccccccccccccgccacaggcgaaaacaaaacaaaacaaaacaacgataaacaaacaaacaaaataaattaccagccagccccaactacagacacaccgaatctgccctcacagccgaccttacacgcctcaacgtcaaaacaaaggtggtttctttctttcaacggttaccttaccttaggttacgtcaggttaggctaagaaggcgtcagggttaggttaagcgttgacgtgacgtcacgtcttaacgtaggcgttaagctaaggttgcggtcacgtacgttaggttaaggcgacttgggggttggcctaagggcttaggttaggttacgttagtttaggtggctgcgttaacggcttaaagaagtttaggaggttaaggcgtcgaggcggccgcacccccttagctgctgcggctcggccacgccacgccacgccacgccacgccacgctttggggtttcataaggtcgcgcggcgggtcgtcggcacgccgcaaaggacaaaactgcaagacgacgtcgaaaaacaaacaacaggtaaaaaataaataagtaaaaataaacgacgccgacaggcgggggatcagcagaacgagcagattccggagagcgaacgagacacgcacgcacgcacgcacgcacacacacacacacacacacaaacccccccgagccgagagagcacagcaccaccacgtgtcggcctccgctcacccgactcggctgggctgggctggcggccgggccggatgcacgtacacgtacggctacagccactacccgtacacagccgctcttcacgcaacaccagccaaatggcgcgcccgcggctcgtcgcggtcgcaacgccacgccggcacactttcggcaccaccgttttcgcgcgcaccgcaaacaaaaacgcagccgacacacacagaaaaaaaaacaacacagagcgcgagagacgggcggcggcgcacctttcgccagccggcaggcaatcgactcgcccagtacgacaaacgtgcacgccaccccacccaccaaccaaccaaccaaccagtcgtcgtcgtcgtcgtcgtcgtcgtcgtcgtcgtcgtcgtcccgaaatcaaacaaactctcaaaagcacagcccctgctgccaacggacgcaggcgccacgcagctcccttcccgccacactcgattcgcagcgcaactcacccggcacaccgtcaaacgacgggctgggctcgccgcatcgccgcaacctacacaccttccccgccacgacgcacagccccaccagacgcccgtgccgcaacgacactactgcactaccactaccgcactactcctctcgcccttgccatacacgacacaacacgccaaaaaaatgaaaatccaaatacaaacaaaaacaccgcccccacgacccaaacacatgcacggcgcgccaacacacgcgaggcaaggcacgcagcaaacggcgtcccctccgcgtcgcgccatcaacctacacacacaaggcaaccaacaacaaacagccagccagccagccccactctcacgccgcaaaaacagaaaacacaccgaaaccgccaaacgccgcacattcgcgcttcgcactc
The window above is part of the Schistocerca gregaria isolate iqSchGreg1 unplaced genomic scaffold, iqSchGreg1.2 ptg000951l, whole genome shotgun sequence genome. Proteins encoded here:
- the LOC126325971 gene encoding nascent polypeptide-associated complex subunit alpha, muscle-specific form-like, whose amino-acid sequence is MPSEEDCVTQAQGAADCRAAGLPRATEAALSAAASGPPRMTTLQSTADCAAVHPMRTSPLTPEQVYLVVHRLSRGIVYPEQEADERALRAFQQHLRSLGCEVFEDVSVPSGASEETSDTPFAVPSGATTEHATALPRDSTIPEANLGELLEAETMDTAQPSRKRPAAAEEEDSAAISDSTCMQSQKKKTPEAAAHSEADQGTDDGFVVPKRRHTARAKRLERVQPLPTANSFVDVPDEPEPMDEAEAPKRRAPAPPPITVSWKDTYQSFLEKFQTVSSTAKIKCAGRDLGCAAFKRGPRQQGRAAPARKVQPGTSFASATKGESSDAPRGRRADVATTKAPNEATGAQDDQHQGGRLNRPPTSDRPQAARRAVPLTDAATPLRPAAHAPATAAPPAAIPRPEAADLGAMLSSLSALLQQLPVLVTAPRGSPNAHNKVWQQTQSTASTAPPTAALQGRVRHAAATAATQWQQEHARHPAAPAVSKQAAAPPTPPQRAAPLAAQRQVAPPVTPQPRPAAPPTAPRRAGAVQSAPPAPDHGSMADFPEPRWRRQRPTTEQPTPAALASTGQQDGGQNARSGHVVGPRQDGGSGHVVGPRQDGGSGHVVGPRQDGDRVDQLLDAMHLMMARMTELMAAVQQVLAVAASSAHHA